One genomic window of Pseudomonas sp. LFM046 includes the following:
- the alr gene encoding alanine racemase translates to MRPARALIDLEALRHNYRLAREISGAKALAVVKADAYGHGAVRCAQALEDEANGFAVACIEEALQLRAAGIRKPVLLLEGFFEAEELELIQEHDFWTVVHATWQLEAIERATVRKPLTVWLKLDSGMHRVGLHPAEYRDAWQRLSASDKVEKIVLMSHFARADELDCDSSTEQVAVFEQARAGLEAEVSLRNSPAVLGWPQVPSDWVRPGIMLYGATPFEVAHPLAERLKPVMTLESKIISVRELPAGQPVGYGAKFVTERPTRVGVVAMGYADGYPRHAPTGTPVTIDGQPSRLIGRVSMDMLTVDLTDLPNAGLGSRVELWGNQVLASDVATHAGTIPYQIFCNLRRVPLVYS, encoded by the coding sequence ATGCGTCCCGCCCGTGCCCTGATCGATCTCGAAGCCCTGCGCCACAACTACCGCCTCGCCCGCGAAATCAGCGGCGCCAAGGCCTTGGCCGTGGTCAAGGCGGATGCCTACGGACACGGTGCGGTGCGCTGCGCCCAGGCCCTGGAAGATGAGGCCAATGGCTTCGCCGTGGCCTGCATCGAGGAAGCGCTGCAGCTGCGCGCGGCAGGCATCCGCAAGCCGGTGCTGTTGCTGGAGGGCTTTTTCGAAGCTGAAGAACTGGAACTGATCCAGGAACACGACTTCTGGACCGTGGTGCACGCCACCTGGCAGTTGGAGGCCATCGAGCGCGCCACTGTGCGCAAGCCGTTGACCGTCTGGCTCAAGCTGGACTCCGGCATGCACCGCGTCGGCCTGCACCCGGCCGAGTACCGCGACGCCTGGCAGCGCCTCTCGGCCAGCGACAAGGTGGAGAAGATCGTGTTGATGAGCCACTTCGCCCGTGCCGATGAGCTGGACTGCGACAGCAGCACCGAGCAAGTGGCGGTATTCGAACAGGCGCGCGCCGGTCTCGAGGCCGAGGTCAGCCTGCGCAATTCGCCGGCTGTGCTGGGCTGGCCGCAGGTGCCCAGCGACTGGGTACGCCCGGGCATCATGCTCTACGGCGCCACGCCTTTCGAAGTGGCCCACCCCCTGGCCGAACGCCTGAAGCCGGTGATGACCCTCGAATCGAAGATCATCAGCGTGCGCGAACTGCCCGCCGGCCAGCCGGTTGGCTACGGCGCGAAGTTCGTCACCGAGCGCCCGACCCGCGTCGGCGTGGTGGCCATGGGTTATGCCGACGGCTACCCGCGCCATGCCCCCACCGGTACTCCGGTGACCATCGACGGCCAGCCGAGCCGGCTGATTGGCCGCGTCTCCATGGACATGCTCACCGTCGACCTCACCGACCTGCCGAATGCGGGCCTGGGCAGTCGAGTGGAGCTCTGGGGCAATCAAGTCCTGGCCAGCGACGTGGCCACTCATGCGGGCACCATTCCGTACCAGATATTCTGCAACCTGCGCCGGGTGCCGCTCGTCTACAGCTGA
- a CDS encoding EAL domain-containing protein, protein MSALVEPLRMLLLAETPAWAELLRELLTAMGSAASLITAGSWDAAAGLVDDLGCALVLCTPRLLPSAGRCPLPIILLLEEEPDEAPQGVSDWLVREHLGVDVLRRTLRHVRERRNLQSALEHLAEQDPLTGIANRQGFQTLLAARLVEYQGRGLALGHLDLDNFRHANDALGYQAGDRLIMQVVARLKGQLRAGDQLARLGSDEFALLLDTRRDPARAERVAEAIVEALGEPYQVDGESLLLGCSLGIAHCRASESADPLMWHAHIAMQQAKASQGCTFHIFDERINRSARSLADLEGELRRALRRDELELHYQPRLCLKTGNILGLEALVRWRHPERGLLTPNEFVPLAEESGLIVPLGYWVISRALRDMQWLRGRGLPPLHMAVNLSFRQFQDSQLLSTLSRLIHERGVDASWLEFELTETAVMRRSEQVRQTMEALGRLGVSFSLDDFGTGFSSFVHLNSLPIALLKIDKSFVGGMHDRPENRQLVKAMINLAQNLKLGVVAEGVESAEHLALLRQFGCDQAQGYWISRPLPLAELARFLVFGTRQSLFVSQDS, encoded by the coding sequence TTGTCAGCGCTCGTCGAGCCCTTGCGCATGCTCCTGCTGGCCGAAACGCCGGCCTGGGCCGAGTTGCTTCGCGAACTCCTGACCGCGATGGGCAGCGCTGCCTCCCTGATTACCGCCGGCTCCTGGGATGCCGCCGCCGGTCTGGTGGACGACCTGGGCTGCGCCCTGGTTCTCTGCACCCCACGCCTGCTCCCGTCCGCCGGACGCTGCCCGCTGCCGATCATCCTGCTGCTGGAAGAAGAGCCTGACGAAGCGCCCCAGGGCGTCAGCGACTGGCTCGTTCGCGAACACCTGGGCGTTGACGTCCTGCGCCGCACCCTGCGCCACGTCCGCGAGCGGCGGAATCTGCAGAGCGCGCTGGAACACCTCGCCGAACAGGACCCGCTTACCGGCATCGCCAACCGGCAGGGCTTCCAGACCCTGCTGGCCGCCCGCCTGGTGGAGTACCAGGGGCGCGGCCTGGCCCTGGGTCACCTGGACCTGGACAACTTCCGCCATGCCAACGATGCCCTCGGCTACCAGGCCGGGGACCGCCTGATCATGCAGGTGGTGGCGCGGCTCAAGGGACAATTGCGTGCCGGCGACCAGCTGGCGCGCCTGGGCAGCGACGAATTCGCCCTCCTGCTGGACACCCGTCGCGACCCGGCCCGCGCCGAGCGCGTGGCCGAAGCCATCGTCGAAGCCCTGGGCGAGCCCTACCAGGTGGACGGCGAAAGCCTGCTGCTGGGTTGCAGCCTCGGCATCGCCCATTGCCGAGCCAGCGAGAGCGCCGACCCGCTGATGTGGCACGCCCACATCGCCATGCAGCAGGCCAAGGCCAGCCAGGGCTGCACCTTCCACATCTTCGACGAACGCATCAACCGCAGCGCGCGCAGCCTGGCCGACCTGGAAGGCGAGCTGCGCCGCGCCCTGCGTCGCGATGAACTGGAACTCCACTACCAGCCGCGCCTGTGCCTGAAGACCGGCAACATCCTCGGCCTGGAAGCCCTGGTGCGCTGGCGCCACCCTGAGCGCGGCCTGCTGACCCCCAATGAATTCGTGCCCCTGGCCGAAGAGAGCGGCCTGATCGTGCCGCTCGGCTACTGGGTGATCTCCCGCGCCCTGCGGGACATGCAGTGGTTGCGTGGACGCGGCCTACCGCCGCTGCACATGGCGGTGAACCTGTCGTTCCGCCAGTTCCAGGACAGCCAGCTGCTTTCCACCCTGAGCCGGCTGATCCACGAGCGCGGCGTCGACGCCAGCTGGCTGGAATTCGAACTCACCGAAACCGCCGTCATGCGCCGCAGTGAACAAGTGCGCCAGACCATGGAGGCCCTGGGCCGGCTGGGGGTGAGCTTTTCCCTGGACGACTTCGGAACCGGATTCTCGTCCTTCGTCCACCTCAACAGCCTGCCCATCGCCCTGCTGAAGATCGACAAGAGCTTCGTCGGCGGCATGCACGACCGGCCGGAAAACCGCCAGTTGGTGAAGGCGATGATTAACCTGGCGCAGAACCTCAAGCTGGGCGTGGTGGCCGAGGGCGTGGAAAGCGCCGAGCACCTGGCGCTCTTGCGCCAGTTCGGCTGCGACCAGGCCCAGGGCTACTGGATCAGCCGCCCCCTGCCCCTGGCCGAACTGGCGCGTTTCCTGGTATTCGGCACCCGCCAGTCGCTGTTCGTCAGCCAGGATTCCTGA
- the rep gene encoding DNA helicase Rep, which translates to MSRLNPRQQEAVNYVGGPLLVLAGAGSGKTSVITRKIAYLVQQCGIRAQHIVAVTFTNKAAREMKERVSSLLRGGEGKGLTVSTFHNLGLNIIRKEHSRLGYKPGFSIFDESDIKALLTDIMQKEYAGDDGVDEIKGYIGNWKNDLILPEEALAKARNPKEQTAAVVYMHYQRTLKAYNAVDFDDLILLPVKLFQDNPDILEKWQHRVRYMLVDEYQDTNASQYLLVKLLVQHRAQFTVVGDDDQSIYAWRGARPENLMQLKEDFPSLKVVMLEQNYRSTSRILKCANILIANNPHVFEKQLWSEMGVGDPIRVIRCRNEDAEAERIAMEILTLHLRTQRPYSEFAILYRGNHQAKLMELKLQHHQIPYRLSGGTSFFGRQEVKDLMSYFRLLVNPDDDNAFLRVINVPRREIGSTTLEKLGNYATERGISMYAASDEMGLAEHLDSRYSDRLQRFKRFMDGVRQQCAQTDPIAALRSMVMDIDYENWLRQNASSDKVADFRMGNVWFLIDALKNTLERDEEGGMTIEEAIAKLVLRDMLERQQEEEEGADGVQMMTLHASKGLEFPYVFIMGVEEEILPHRSSIEADTIEEERRLAYVGITRARQNLAMTFAAKRKQYGEIIDCSPSRFLEELPQEDLEWEGMEDAPVEVKAARGNTALADIRAMLKKS; encoded by the coding sequence ATGTCCCGACTCAATCCCCGGCAACAGGAAGCCGTGAACTACGTCGGTGGTCCCCTATTGGTGCTCGCCGGCGCAGGCTCCGGCAAGACCAGCGTGATCACCCGCAAGATCGCCTACCTGGTGCAACAGTGCGGGATCCGCGCGCAGCACATCGTCGCGGTGACCTTCACCAACAAGGCGGCGCGCGAAATGAAGGAGCGCGTCAGCTCGCTCCTGCGCGGCGGCGAGGGCAAGGGCCTGACGGTGTCCACCTTCCACAACCTCGGCCTGAACATCATCCGCAAGGAGCACTCGCGCCTGGGCTACAAGCCGGGGTTCTCGATCTTCGACGAGTCGGACATCAAGGCGCTGCTCACCGACATCATGCAGAAGGAATATGCCGGGGATGATGGCGTCGACGAGATCAAGGGCTACATCGGCAACTGGAAGAACGACCTGATCCTGCCGGAAGAAGCGCTGGCCAAGGCGCGCAATCCGAAGGAGCAGACCGCCGCCGTGGTCTACATGCACTACCAGCGCACGCTCAAGGCGTACAACGCGGTGGACTTCGATGACCTGATCCTGCTGCCGGTGAAGCTGTTCCAGGACAACCCGGACATCCTGGAAAAGTGGCAGCACCGCGTGCGCTACATGCTGGTGGACGAATACCAGGACACCAACGCCAGCCAGTACCTGCTGGTGAAGCTGCTGGTGCAGCACCGCGCCCAGTTCACCGTGGTGGGCGACGATGACCAGTCGATCTACGCCTGGCGCGGCGCCCGGCCGGAAAACCTGATGCAGCTCAAGGAGGACTTCCCCTCCCTGAAGGTGGTGATGCTGGAGCAGAACTACCGCTCCACCAGCCGCATCCTCAAGTGCGCCAACATCCTCATCGCCAACAACCCCCACGTGTTCGAGAAGCAGCTGTGGAGCGAGATGGGCGTGGGCGATCCGATCCGGGTGATCCGCTGCCGCAACGAGGATGCCGAGGCCGAGCGCATCGCCATGGAAATCCTCACCCTGCACCTGCGCACCCAGCGGCCGTACAGCGAGTTCGCCATCCTCTACCGGGGCAACCACCAGGCCAAGCTGATGGAGCTGAAGCTGCAGCACCATCAGATCCCCTACCGGCTTTCCGGCGGCACCAGCTTCTTCGGCCGCCAGGAAGTGAAGGACCTGATGTCCTACTTCCGCCTGCTGGTGAATCCGGACGACGACAACGCCTTCCTCCGGGTCATCAACGTCCCGCGCCGGGAGATCGGCTCCACCACCCTGGAGAAGCTCGGCAACTATGCCACCGAGCGTGGCATTTCGATGTATGCCGCCAGTGACGAGATGGGCCTGGCCGAGCACCTGGACAGCCGTTATTCCGATCGCTTGCAGCGCTTCAAGCGCTTCATGGACGGGGTGCGCCAGCAGTGCGCACAGACCGATCCCATCGCCGCCCTGCGCAGCATGGTGATGGACATCGACTACGAGAACTGGCTCCGCCAGAACGCCTCCAGCGACAAGGTCGCCGACTTCCGCATGGGCAACGTCTGGTTCCTCATCGACGCCCTGAAGAACACCCTGGAGCGCGATGAAGAAGGTGGCATGACCATCGAGGAAGCCATCGCCAAGCTGGTGCTGCGGGACATGCTGGAGCGCCAGCAGGAGGAAGAGGAAGGCGCCGACGGTGTGCAGATGATGACCCTGCACGCCTCCAAGGGCCTGGAATTCCCCTATGTGTTCATCATGGGCGTGGAGGAGGAAATCCTCCCCCACCGCTCCAGCATCGAAGCCGACACCATCGAAGAAGAACGCCGCCTGGCCTACGTGGGCATCACCCGCGCGCGGCAGAACCTGGCCATGACCTTCGCCGCCAAGCGCAAGCAGTACGGCGAAATCATCGATTGCTCCCCCAGCCGCTTCCTCGAGGAACTGCCGCAGGAAGACCTGGAATGGGAAGGCATGGAAGACGCCCCCGTGGAAGTGAAGGCCGCGCGCGGCAACACGGCCCTGGCGGACATCCGTGCCATGCTGAAGAAGTCGTAA
- a CDS encoding LysR substrate-binding domain-containing protein, with product MSRRLPPLYALRAFEAAARHASFTRAAEELAITQSAVSRHIRTLEEHFSCRLFERQGRSLQLTEPARMLLPGLRDGFDALERACTTLRVDDATLRLKGPSTLTMRWLLSRVSRFRHLNPDIEVQLTSAWMDVDKVDFQHEPFDCAVLLSDGHFSQDWEVTLLFSEWLIPVCEPSAAAQPWTLERLQATELLHPTPDRRDWRRWLQHMGLGEEVSLKGGQVFDTLELGIVAASRGYGVSIGDLVMVAEDVTQGRIGLPWPTAVASGDSYYLVWPRARSGQDRLRRLRDFLQDEMAAMQLPAVELLE from the coding sequence ATGTCCCGCCGCCTGCCCCCGCTCTACGCCCTGCGCGCCTTCGAGGCCGCCGCACGCCATGCCTCCTTCACTCGCGCCGCTGAGGAACTGGCCATCACCCAGAGCGCGGTGAGCCGGCATATCCGCACCCTTGAAGAACACTTCTCCTGCCGCCTGTTCGAACGCCAGGGACGCAGCCTGCAGCTCACCGAGCCGGCGCGCATGCTGTTGCCCGGCCTGCGCGATGGCTTCGATGCGCTGGAGCGTGCCTGCACCACCCTGCGGGTCGACGACGCCACCCTGCGCCTGAAGGGACCTTCCACCCTCACCATGCGCTGGCTGCTGTCGCGCGTGAGCCGCTTCCGCCACCTCAATCCCGACATCGAGGTGCAGCTCACCAGCGCCTGGATGGATGTGGATAAGGTGGACTTCCAGCACGAACCCTTCGACTGCGCGGTGCTGCTCAGCGATGGCCACTTCAGCCAGGACTGGGAGGTGACCCTGCTGTTCAGCGAATGGCTGATCCCGGTTTGCGAGCCTTCGGCGGCGGCCCAGCCCTGGACGCTGGAGCGCCTGCAGGCCACCGAACTGCTGCACCCCACGCCGGATCGCCGTGACTGGCGCCGCTGGTTGCAACACATGGGGCTCGGGGAAGAGGTGTCCCTCAAGGGTGGCCAGGTGTTCGACACCCTGGAGCTGGGCATCGTCGCCGCCTCCCGTGGCTACGGGGTATCCATCGGCGACCTAGTGATGGTGGCCGAAGATGTCACCCAGGGCCGCATCGGCTTGCCCTGGCCAACCGCCGTGGCGAGTGGAGACAGTTACTACCTGGTCTGGCCCCGCGCCCGCAGCGGCCAGGATCGCCTACGCAGACTGCGCGACTTCCTCCAGGACGAAATGGCTGCCATGCAACTGCCGGCGGTGGAGTTGCTGGAATAG
- a CDS encoding xanthine phosphoribosyltransferase, which translates to MEALKQKIREEGIVLSEQVLKVDAFLNHQIDPRLMQQVGHEFAERFKGQGVTKIVTIEASGIAPAVMAGLELGVPVIFARKFQSLTLKTDLLISKVFSFTKQTESTIAISARHLTAADNVLVIDDFLANGHAAKALIDLIRQAGASVAGIGIVIEKSFQEGRSLLESEGYRIESLARVASLADGQVSFVD; encoded by the coding sequence GTGGAAGCGCTGAAACAGAAGATTCGTGAAGAAGGCATCGTACTGTCCGAGCAGGTATTGAAGGTCGACGCCTTTCTCAACCACCAGATCGATCCACGCCTGATGCAGCAGGTGGGTCATGAGTTCGCCGAGCGCTTCAAGGGCCAGGGCGTTACCAAGATCGTGACCATCGAAGCCTCCGGCATCGCTCCGGCGGTCATGGCGGGCCTGGAGCTGGGCGTGCCGGTGATCTTCGCCCGCAAGTTCCAGTCGCTGACCCTGAAGACCGACCTGCTGATCTCCAAGGTGTTTTCCTTCACCAAGCAGACCGAAAGCACCATCGCCATCTCGGCCCGGCACCTGACCGCTGCCGACAATGTGCTGGTGATCGACGACTTCCTCGCCAACGGCCATGCGGCCAAGGCGCTGATCGACCTGATCCGCCAGGCGGGCGCCAGCGTCGCCGGCATCGGCATCGTGATCGAGAAGTCCTTCCAGGAAGGCCGGAGCCTGCTGGAAAGCGAAGGTTATCGCATCGAGTCCCTGGCGCGCGTGGCCTCGCTGGCCGATGGTCAGGTGAGCTTCGTCGACTGA
- a CDS encoding NorM family multidrug efflux MATE transporter → MPQRIRNELVAILRLAGPLIAAQLAHVLMVFTDTVMMGLIGPDALAGGGLGASSYSFVSIFCVGVIAAVGNLVAIRHGANDVLGATRLTQSGLWLALGMALAAGLLLWNLKPILLAFGQAPESVEGAMQFLSTLVFALPGYLGFMALRGFTSAIGRPGPVMAISIGGALANFLLNYALIHGLFGLPRLGLAGIGLVTALVMNAMALLLTWHIVRNPAYAAYPLLKGLLRPSREALTELLRLGLPIGGTYAVESGLFAFATLCMGALGSTQLAAHQIAIQSVYVAFMVPVGISYAVTFRIGQHYGAGRLEDARRAGRLGIGFGAACMLAFAMLFWVAPELVVGLFVDHEAKEFQDIVQLAVSLLAVAAWFELFDGTQTIAMGAIRGLKDAKTTFLVGLVCYWLVGAPAAWLLAFSMGWGAVGVWWGLALGLACAALGLTLGFEWKTARLLRPDVEAASGRTIGIHL, encoded by the coding sequence ATGCCGCAACGCATTCGCAATGAACTGGTGGCCATCCTACGCCTGGCCGGCCCGCTGATCGCAGCCCAACTGGCCCACGTGCTGATGGTGTTCACCGATACCGTGATGATGGGCCTGATCGGCCCGGACGCCCTGGCCGGCGGCGGACTCGGTGCGTCCAGCTATTCCTTCGTGTCGATCTTCTGCGTCGGGGTGATCGCCGCCGTAGGCAACCTGGTCGCGATCCGCCACGGAGCAAACGACGTCTTGGGCGCCACGCGGCTGACCCAGAGTGGTCTCTGGCTCGCCCTTGGCATGGCACTGGCGGCGGGCCTGCTGCTGTGGAACCTGAAGCCCATCCTGCTCGCCTTCGGCCAGGCACCGGAGAGCGTGGAAGGTGCCATGCAGTTCCTGTCTACCCTGGTCTTCGCCCTGCCCGGCTACCTGGGTTTCATGGCCTTGCGCGGCTTCACCAGCGCCATTGGCCGGCCGGGGCCGGTGATGGCCATCAGCATTGGCGGCGCCCTGGCCAACTTCCTGCTCAACTACGCGCTGATCCACGGCCTGTTCGGCCTGCCGCGCCTGGGCCTGGCGGGTATCGGCCTGGTCACCGCCCTGGTGATGAACGCCATGGCGCTGCTGCTCACCTGGCATATCGTGCGCAACCCGGCCTATGCCGCCTACCCGCTGCTCAAGGGCCTGCTGCGGCCGTCCCGCGAGGCCTTGACCGAGCTGCTGCGCCTGGGCCTGCCCATCGGCGGCACCTATGCGGTGGAATCCGGCCTGTTCGCCTTCGCCACCCTGTGCATGGGCGCGCTGGGCAGCACCCAGTTGGCGGCGCACCAGATCGCCATCCAGTCGGTGTACGTGGCCTTCATGGTGCCGGTGGGGATTTCCTACGCGGTGACCTTCCGCATCGGCCAGCACTATGGCGCCGGCCGCCTGGAAGACGCGCGCCGCGCCGGGCGCCTGGGCATCGGCTTCGGCGCGGCGTGCATGCTGGCCTTTGCCATGCTGTTCTGGGTCGCGCCGGAGCTGGTGGTGGGGCTGTTCGTCGACCACGAGGCGAAGGAATTCCAGGACATCGTGCAACTGGCTGTGAGCCTGCTGGCGGTGGCGGCCTGGTTCGAGCTGTTCGACGGCACCCAGACCATCGCCATGGGCGCCATCCGTGGCCTCAAGGACGCCAAGACCACCTTCCTGGTGGGCCTCGTCTGCTACTGGCTGGTGGGCGCGCCCGCGGCCTGGCTGCTGGCCTTCTCGATGGGCTGGGGCGCCGTGGGCGTCTGGTGGGGCCTGGCCTTGGGCCTGGCGTGCGCGGCGCTGGGGCTGACCTTGGGGTTCGAGTGGAAGACGGCGCGGTTGTTGCGGCCGGACGTGGAGGCAGCATCAGGCCGGACGATCGGGATTCATTTGTAG
- a CDS encoding c-type cytochrome: MNLIKKMLAAHAAVLALWAVSAQAATDDAIAERIKPVGEVCVQGQECKGVGAIAAAAGGGARTPDDIIAKHCGACHTAGVLGAPKIGDSAAWKERAGRDGGVDGLLKKAISGLNAMPPKGTCADCTDDELKATIKKMSGL; this comes from the coding sequence GTGAACCTAATCAAGAAGATGCTGGCGGCTCACGCTGCCGTATTGGCTCTGTGGGCTGTTAGCGCCCAGGCCGCGACCGACGACGCGATCGCCGAGCGCATCAAGCCGGTAGGCGAGGTCTGTGTACAGGGTCAGGAATGCAAAGGTGTCGGCGCCATCGCTGCTGCCGCTGGCGGCGGTGCTCGCACGCCGGACGACATCATTGCCAAACACTGTGGCGCTTGCCACACCGCTGGAGTGCTAGGCGCTCCGAAGATCGGCGACAGCGCTGCCTGGAAAGAGCGCGCCGGCCGTGATGGCGGTGTCGACGGTCTGCTGAAAAAGGCCATTTCCGGCCTCAACGCCATGCCGCCGAAAGGCACCTGCGCTGACTGCACCGATGATGAGCTGAAAGCCACCATCAAGAAGATGTCCGGCCTGTAA
- a CDS encoding cupin domain-containing protein → MDVGVRLQAIRKLKGLSQRELAKRAGVTNSTISMIEKNSVSPSISSLKKVLGGIPMSLVEFFSLDLEQENQVQVVYRASELTDICSGAITMKLVGKAHPSRALAFLDETYPPGSDTGDEMYAHDGEEAGMLVEGRLELTIGSEVYILEPGDSYYFESSKPHRFRNPFDAPARLISATTPANF, encoded by the coding sequence TTGGACGTCGGTGTTCGACTGCAAGCCATCCGTAAGCTGAAAGGCCTGTCCCAGCGTGAGCTCGCCAAGCGCGCGGGTGTCACCAACAGCACGATTTCCATGATCGAGAAGAACAGCGTCAGCCCTTCCATCAGCTCGCTGAAGAAGGTGCTTGGGGGTATCCCCATGTCGCTCGTGGAGTTCTTCTCCCTCGACCTGGAACAGGAAAACCAGGTCCAGGTGGTCTACCGGGCTTCCGAACTCACCGATATCTGCAGTGGCGCCATCACCATGAAGCTGGTGGGCAAGGCCCATCCCAGCCGCGCTCTGGCCTTCCTCGACGAGACTTATCCACCGGGCTCCGACACCGGTGACGAGATGTACGCCCATGACGGCGAAGAAGCCGGCATGCTGGTGGAAGGCCGACTGGAGCTGACCATCGGCAGCGAGGTCTACATCCTCGAACCAGGCGACAGCTACTACTTCGAAAGCAGCAAGCCGCACCGCTTCCGCAATCCGTTCGATGCCCCGGCACGCCTGATCAGCGCCACCACGCCGGCCAATTTCTGA